The Toxotes jaculatrix isolate fToxJac2 chromosome 21, fToxJac2.pri, whole genome shotgun sequence genome includes a region encoding these proteins:
- the pigf gene encoding phosphatidylinositol-glycan biosynthesis class F protein, giving the protein MWDHEIRAMASTHAIIAASVFMATVLPAVFVQGFSVYGTHLLWLYSVSGTVTAVSVAVFWLLGITPPTKKHTLGYKLSRLFRSCLYFFLSCLFFHTVVVLYGAPLIESALETFSLAVLLTSLTTLRCLCVLGPNIQAWIRVFSRHGAMSVWDTCLQITVTCTVVGAWVGAFPIPLDWDRPWQVWPVSCSLGAMIGFLTGLVAAPAWIHYHRKQLTYKCK; this is encoded by the exons ATGTGGGACCATGAAATCAGAGCCATGGCGTCCACTCACGCCATTATCGCCGCTTCGGTGTTCATGGCGACCGTCCTACCTGCGGTGTTCGTGCAGGGCTTCTCGGTGTACGGCACTCACCTGCTGTGGCTCTACTCGGTGTCCGGTACGGTGACCGCGGTCAGCGTCGCCGTCTTCTGGCTCCTCGGTATCACACCGCCCACCAAGAAGCACACTCTGGGATACAAG ctgtctAGGTTGTTTCGTTCCTGTCTGTACTTCTTCCTGTCGTGCCTGTTCTTTCACACTGTGGTGGTTCTTTATGGAGCTCCACTGATTGA ATCTGCGTTAGAGACATTCTCCCTGGCTGTGCTGCTGACCTCTCTAACCACCCTgaggtgtctctgtgtccttggGCCCAACATCCAGGCCTGGATACGAGTGTTCAGTCGGCATGG AGCTATGTCTGTGTGGGACACCTGTCTACAGATTACAGTCACCTGTACAGTGGTAGGAGCCTGGGTGGGAGCCTTCCCTATACCTCTGGACTGGGACAGGCCATGGCAG GTTTGGCCTGTTTCCTGCAGCCTGGGCGCCATGATTGGCTTCCTGACTGGGCTTGTTGCTGCTCCTGCGTGGATCCACTATCATCGCAAACAGCTCACGTATAAGTGCAAATGA